The genomic interval CAGCGCAGCGCTAGGTTTCTCTCTCGTTATGGTGTTGTTCGCTTCGTTGCGTGAGCGCATCACCGTTGCGGATGTGCCTGCGCCGTTCCGCGGCTCCTCCATCGCTCTGGTCACTGCCGGGCTGATGTCGTTAGCCTTTATGGGCTTTACCGGATTGGTGAAATTCTGATGGATGCAATTTGGATCGCTATCGCAGCGCTCTGTGCTCTGGCGCTGATTTCCGGGCTCATTCTGGGCTTTGCCTCACGTTACTTTCGCGTCGACAGTAATCCGTTGGCGGAAGAAGTTGAAGCGCTCCTGCCTCAAAGCCAGTGCGGTCAATGCGGCTACCCAGGATGCCGCCCTTACGCCGAAGCCATTGCACTGAATGGCGAACACATCAACAAGTGCGTACCGGGCGGCGAACCGTTGATGTTAAAACTGGCCGAGCGTCTGAATATTGACCCACAGCCGTTGTCGGACGATATTCCGCCGGAGCCGCAGCGGCAGGTGGCCTGGATCGATGAAAGCAACTGTATCGGTTGCACCAAATGCATTCAGGCTTGCCCGGTGGATGCGATTGTCGGCAGCACCCGCGCCATCCATACCGTGATCAGCGATCTGTGCACCGGCTGCGATCTGTGCATACCGCCTTGCCCGACCGACTGTATCGAACTGCGGCCGCTCACGCCGACGATCGCCGACTGGAAATGGGATTTGGAAACCATTCCGGTGCGCGTTATTCAGGTAGAAACCCATGCTTAATTTGTTGTCGATATTTCGCAAAGACAGAATCTGGGACTTTGCGGGCGGTATCCATCCGCCTGAAATGAAAACCCAGTCAAGTCGCATTCCTTTGCGGCAGATGCCGTTGCCGGATTATTTTATTATTCCGCTTAAACAGCATCTGGGGCCGGAAGGCGAGCTGTGCGTAAAAGTCGGCGACCCGGTTGTGCGCGGTCAACCGCTGACCCGCGGCATCGGCCGGATGTTGCCGGTACACGCGCCGACATCCGGCACGGTATTCGCCATCCGTCACCATATGTCTACCCACCCATCAGGCCTGACCGAACTGAGCATTATCATCGTTCCGGACGGGCAAGATCGCTGGTGCGACCGGCAAACACTGCCGGATTACCGCCAGAGCACACCTGACCAGTTGCTCGCGCATCTCCATCAGGCCGGTATCGCCGGTCTCGGCGGCGCAGGATTCCCCACCGCCGCCAAACTGCAAGGCGGCCTGCGCGGTATCGATACGCTCATCATCAACGCCGCAGAGTGCGAACCCTACATTACCGCCGACGATCGTCTGATGCAGGAGCACGCAGCGGAGATCGTGCAAGGTATCGATATTCTCGACCACCTGTTACAACCGGGGCGCATTCTGCTGGGGATCGAAGACAATAAACCGGAAGCCATTACCGCATTAACGCAGGCGCTAAAACCGTTGCCCCGGATACAGATGCGGGTGATCCCCACCAAATACCCATCCGGCGGCGCCAAACAGCTCACCAAAATCCTGACCGGCAAGGAAGTCCCGTTCGGCAAACACTCCGCATCGATTGGCGTACTGATGCAGAACATCGGTACCGTTTATGCCATTAAACGCGCGGTGCTCGACGGTGAACCGCTGACAGAACGTGTCGTGACACTGACCGGCGATGCACTGCGCCACCCCGGTAACGTCTGGGCCCGGCTGGGAACGCCGGTGCGTCACCTGCTGCGCCATGCCGGCTACCACGTCACGACGACCCAGCCGATGGTGGTCATGGGCGGCCCGTTGATGGGTTTCACCCTGCCCGCGCTGGATGTCCCCATCGTCAAGATCAGTAACTGCATTCTGGCCCCGTCCCGCGACGAGTTGCAGCCGCCGGAAGCAGAGAAAGCCTGTATCCGCTGCAGCAAATGTGCCGACGCCTGTCCGGCAGGGTTATTGCCGCAACAACTGTATTGGTTCAGCCGCGGTGATGAGCATGAAAAAGCGCGTCAACACCATCTGTTCGACTGCATTGAATGCGGGGCCTGCGCTTATGTGTGTCCCAGCAATATTCCATTGGTGCAGTATTACCGGCAGGAAAAAGCGGAAATTCGGGCGTTAGATGTCGAAACGCATCGGGCGAATAAGGCTAAAGCCCGATATGAAGCCCGGCAGGCGCGGCTGGTGCGGGAAAAACAGGCGCGCGAGCAACGTCATCAACACGCGGCCGCCACCCTTTCCGGCACCGATAAAGCGGCAGTGACGGCTGCGCTGGAGCGCGTGCGCCAGCGTCAGGCGGAAGCCCCCTCACCGATTATCGCGATTCAGCCCGGACAACTGCCGGACAACAGTGCCGTCATCGCCACACGGGAAGCCCGGAAAGCATTAGCGCGAGAAAAACTGGCGGAAAAAACAGCGGATATGCCGGAGGATAATGCTCGCTCAGCCGTGGCTGCCGCCATCGAGCGTGTCAAAGCCCGCAAAGCACAGGCGAGTGCTGCCGAACGCTGTGCGCAAGCCCCCTTGCCTGCAACGCCTGGCCCCACGGAGACACCGGCCACAGCCACCTCGGATGTCGACCCGCGCAAAGCCGCCGTCGCGGCGGCGATCGCCCGTATCAATGCACGTAAAGCCGAGCAGGTGGCTGACGCAGACTCACCCACACCGTCAGCCCCCGATACGGTAGCCCGTGGCGAGCTTCCGTCCACGGAAAACGAAGACCCGCGCAAAGCCGCCGTCGCGGCGGCGATCGCCCGGGTTACAGCGCGCAAGGCAGCCGCTGCTGCGGCTCAAGAGGAATAAATGGCTTTCAGAATTGCACCATCGCCCTTCACTCATAATCGACAAAGTACCCACGGCATCATGCGTTGGGTGATTGCGGCCTGCATCCCCGGCATAGCCGCGCAGGTCTGGTTCTTCGGCTATGGCAATATGATTCAGGTGGCGCTGGCCTGCCTGACTGCGCTGATGGCCGAAGGAGTGACATTGTCACTAAGAAAACGCCCGGTAGGGGATGCGCTACGGGACAGTTCAGCGCTGCTGACCGCGCTGTTGCTCGGTATCAGCCTGCCGCCGCTGGCGCCCTGGTGGATGGTGGTATCAGGCACCGCGTTCGCCATTATTATTGCCAAACAATTGTATGGCGGTCTGGGGCAAAACCCATTCAATCCGGCCATGGTCGGCTACGTCGTTCTGCTGGTTTCTTTCCCGGTACAGATGACCAGTTGGTTGCCGCCGTCAGGGTTACAGGCGTGGCCAGTCGGGTTTGAGGACACGTTATTGACCATCTTGACCGGGTTGACCGGGCACAACACCTCAGGGTTGTCAGCACACCAACTGATTCAGGGGATTGACGGTATTAGCCAGGCTACCCCGCTTGATGCGTTTAAAACCGGGCTGCGCTCCGGGCATGAGGCAACGGCCATCCTGCATCAGCCGCTATTTCGCGGCCCGCTGGCCGGAGAAGGCTGGCAGTGGGTCAACGCCGGATTTCTGGCCGGCGGCCTCCTGCTGATGCTACTGCGCATCATTCACTGGCATATTCCGTGCAGTCTGCTGTTGTCTCTGGCGGGATGCGCCTTCATCGGCTGGACGCTGCACCCGGAGCACAATGCGCCGCCGCTGTTGCACCTATTCTCCGGCGCTACCATGCTGGGCGCGTTCTTCATCGCCACCGACCCTGTCACCGCCTCAACCACCAACAGCGGTCGGCTTATTTTCGGCACCCTGATTGGCGCGCTGATCTGGACCATCCGCACCTACGGTGGTTATCCGGATGGTGTCGCCTTTGCGGTCTTACTGGCCAATATTACCGTGCCGTTGATTGATTACTTCACCAAGCCCAGAGCTTACGGCCACCGCTGAGGATTGAACATGCTGTTTACCACCATGCGCCGCCACGCCACGACGCTGGCGCTGTTCGCCGCCCTGACGACCGGATTGACCGCGTTGGTCAATGCCCTTACCCGTGACACCATTTCCGGGCAGGCACAGGCTCAGCAGCGCGCGTTGCTGGAGCAAGTCGTTCCTCGTGATCGCTACGATAGCGACATGCTGAGTGCCTGTTATCTGGTTTCCGACCCTGAGCTCGGATCTGCCGCGCCTCACCGGGTATTTATCGCGTTCAAACAGGGGGAACCGATAGCTGCCGCGCTGGAAATCACCGCGCCCGATGGCTACTCCGGCGCCATTCAATTGCTTGTCGGCGCCGATTTTCACGGCACGGTGTTGGGTACTCGAGTGACGGAACACCATGAAACACCGGGGCTGGGCGACAAAATAGATCTTCGTATTTCCAACTGGATTCGGCATTTCACCGGTAAAACGGTGCAAAGCCGTGATGACGGCAGTTGGGCAGTGAAAAAGGACGGCGGCCAGTTCGATCAGTTCACTGGCGCCACCATCACGCCCCGCGCAGTCGTTAATGCCGTCAAACGCGCTGCGTTGTATCTGGAAAGCCTGCCGCCGCGTATTACCACCCTGCCTGCCTGTGGAGTACAGCCATCATGACAATCCGGGAACTTATCCTTCAGGGCCTGTGGAAAAATAACTCCGCGCTGGTACAGCTATTAGGATTATGCCCACTGCTAGCCGTGACC from Musicola paradisiaca NCPPB 2511 carries:
- the rsxG gene encoding electron transport complex subunit RsxG, coding for MFTTMRRHATTLALFAALTTGLTALVNALTRDTISGQAQAQQRALLEQVVPRDRYDSDMLSACYLVSDPELGSAAPHRVFIAFKQGEPIAAALEITAPDGYSGAIQLLVGADFHGTVLGTRVTEHHETPGLGDKIDLRISNWIRHFTGKTVQSRDDGSWAVKKDGGQFDQFTGATITPRAVVNAVKRAALYLESLPPRITTLPACGVQPS
- the rsxC gene encoding electron transport complex subunit RsxC is translated as MLNLLSIFRKDRIWDFAGGIHPPEMKTQSSRIPLRQMPLPDYFIIPLKQHLGPEGELCVKVGDPVVRGQPLTRGIGRMLPVHAPTSGTVFAIRHHMSTHPSGLTELSIIIVPDGQDRWCDRQTLPDYRQSTPDQLLAHLHQAGIAGLGGAGFPTAAKLQGGLRGIDTLIINAAECEPYITADDRLMQEHAAEIVQGIDILDHLLQPGRILLGIEDNKPEAITALTQALKPLPRIQMRVIPTKYPSGGAKQLTKILTGKEVPFGKHSASIGVLMQNIGTVYAIKRAVLDGEPLTERVVTLTGDALRHPGNVWARLGTPVRHLLRHAGYHVTTTQPMVVMGGPLMGFTLPALDVPIVKISNCILAPSRDELQPPEAEKACIRCSKCADACPAGLLPQQLYWFSRGDEHEKARQHHLFDCIECGACAYVCPSNIPLVQYYRQEKAEIRALDVETHRANKAKARYEARQARLVREKQAREQRHQHAAATLSGTDKAAVTAALERVRQRQAEAPSPIIAIQPGQLPDNSAVIATREARKALAREKLAEKTADMPEDNARSAVAAAIERVKARKAQASAAERCAQAPLPATPGPTETPATATSDVDPRKAAVAAAIARINARKAEQVADADSPTPSAPDTVARGELPSTENEDPRKAAVAAAIARVTARKAAAAAAQEE
- the rsxB gene encoding electron transport complex subunit RsxB; translated protein: MDAIWIAIAALCALALISGLILGFASRYFRVDSNPLAEEVEALLPQSQCGQCGYPGCRPYAEAIALNGEHINKCVPGGEPLMLKLAERLNIDPQPLSDDIPPEPQRQVAWIDESNCIGCTKCIQACPVDAIVGSTRAIHTVISDLCTGCDLCIPPCPTDCIELRPLTPTIADWKWDLETIPVRVIQVETHA
- the rsxD gene encoding electron transport complex subunit RsxD, encoding MAFRIAPSPFTHNRQSTHGIMRWVIAACIPGIAAQVWFFGYGNMIQVALACLTALMAEGVTLSLRKRPVGDALRDSSALLTALLLGISLPPLAPWWMVVSGTAFAIIIAKQLYGGLGQNPFNPAMVGYVVLLVSFPVQMTSWLPPSGLQAWPVGFEDTLLTILTGLTGHNTSGLSAHQLIQGIDGISQATPLDAFKTGLRSGHEATAILHQPLFRGPLAGEGWQWVNAGFLAGGLLLMLLRIIHWHIPCSLLLSLAGCAFIGWTLHPEHNAPPLLHLFSGATMLGAFFIATDPVTASTTNSGRLIFGTLIGALIWTIRTYGGYPDGVAFAVLLANITVPLIDYFTKPRAYGHR